A section of the Dermacoccus nishinomiyaensis genome encodes:
- the hisG gene encoding ATP phosphoribosyltransferase, translating into MLRVAVPNKGALSESAASMLKEAGYRGRRESKELVVVDRDNDVEFFFLRPKDIAVYVGSGTLDLGITGRDLLLDSGSSAVEHLQLGFGGSTFRYAGRPGVATSVSELVGRRIATSFAGLVRADLAKNGVEAEVVRLDGAVETAVTLGVADVIADVVETGTTLRNAGLEVFGEPILTSEAVLIRPDAREVGDAALTLVRRLEGVLTARNFVMMDYDIEASLVERAAALTPGLESPTVSPLHDPNKVAVRAMVNRKVINHVMDELYALGARAILVTDIAACRL; encoded by the coding sequence ATGCTGCGCGTTGCCGTGCCCAACAAGGGCGCCCTGTCCGAATCCGCCGCGTCGATGCTCAAGGAAGCGGGCTACCGCGGGCGTCGCGAGTCGAAGGAACTCGTCGTCGTCGACCGCGACAACGACGTCGAGTTCTTCTTCCTGCGCCCCAAGGACATCGCCGTCTACGTCGGTTCGGGCACCCTCGACCTCGGCATCACCGGGCGTGACCTGCTGCTCGATTCCGGCTCGAGCGCCGTCGAACACCTGCAGCTCGGCTTCGGCGGTTCGACGTTCCGCTACGCCGGCCGCCCGGGTGTCGCGACGTCCGTCAGCGAGCTGGTGGGGCGCCGCATCGCGACGTCGTTCGCCGGCCTCGTGCGGGCCGATCTCGCCAAGAACGGCGTCGAGGCCGAGGTCGTACGTCTCGACGGCGCCGTCGAGACGGCCGTGACGCTCGGCGTCGCCGACGTCATCGCCGACGTCGTCGAGACCGGCACGACGCTGCGCAACGCGGGCCTCGAGGTCTTCGGCGAGCCGATCCTCACGAGTGAGGCCGTTCTCATCCGCCCCGACGCGCGTGAAGTCGGTGACGCCGCACTGACGCTCGTGCGTCGCCTCGAAGGTGTCCTCACGGCCCGCAACTTCGTCATGATGGACTATGACATCGAAGCTTCCCTCGTCGAACGCGCCGCGGCGCTGACGCCGGGGCTCGAGTCGCCGACCGTCTCGCCGCTGCACGACCCGAACAAGGTCGCGGTGCGCGCGATGGTCAACCGCAAGGTCATCAACCACGTGATGGACGAGCTGTACGCGC